The proteins below come from a single Asanoa ferruginea genomic window:
- a CDS encoding ArsR/SmtB family transcription factor, which produces MTAGNGYESYERAGELLRALAAPIRVAIVTELGTGERCVHELVESLGAAQPLVSQHLRVLRGAGVVRGSRRGREIAYSLVDEHIAHIVADAVSHAREAS; this is translated from the coding sequence ATGACCGCGGGCAACGGATACGAGTCGTACGAGCGGGCAGGGGAGCTCCTGCGCGCTCTGGCGGCACCGATCCGGGTTGCGATCGTCACCGAGCTCGGCACCGGCGAACGCTGCGTCCACGAGCTGGTCGAGTCGCTGGGCGCGGCCCAGCCCCTGGTGTCACAGCACCTGCGGGTGCTGCGCGGCGCCGGCGTCGTCCGCGGTTCCCGGCGCGGCCGGGAGATCGCCTACTCCCTTGTCGACGAGCACATCGCGCACATCGTGGCCGACGCGGTCAGCCACGCCCGGGAGGCATCATGA
- a CDS encoding Fur family transcriptional regulator, with product MTSEAGALRNTHQRRAVSSLLGSVEGFHSAQELHSMLRERGERVGLTTVYRTLQGLADAGEIDVMRPPGGEHLYRRCSEGHHHHLVCRSCGSTVEVEGPAVEHWADRVAAKHGFTDVSHTLEIFGTCQNC from the coding sequence ATGACCAGTGAGGCCGGTGCGTTGCGCAACACGCACCAGCGGCGCGCGGTCAGCTCGCTGCTGGGTTCGGTCGAAGGCTTCCACAGCGCGCAGGAGCTGCACTCGATGCTCCGCGAGCGGGGTGAGCGGGTCGGCCTGACCACCGTCTACCGCACCTTGCAGGGCCTGGCCGACGCCGGCGAGATCGACGTCATGCGCCCGCCCGGCGGCGAGCACCTCTACCGCCGCTGCAGCGAGGGACACCACCACCACCTGGTCTGCCGGTCGTGCGGCTCGACCGTCGAGGTCGAGGGCCCGGCCGTCGAGCACTGGGCCGACCGGGTCGCGGCCAAACACGGCTTCACCGACGTGAGCCACACCCTGGAAATCTTCGGGACCTGCCAGAACTGCTGA
- a CDS encoding DedA family protein has translation MDGFFDSLDPFITSPWVYGVVFALAALDAFLPIVPSEATLITAGVFAASGKPNVLLIILAGGAGAMLGDHISYLIGRAGGENVIRRIPEGTRRARTFERVQHLLFAHGGIALVIARYIPGGRTAITLTTGAIRYPRRRFTAFDALACFSWAAYTTLLGFVGGSAFQDHPLQGLALGFGIALVLAGVAELIQWLRHRRRTPRTPPPEPEKVGVGSDRE, from the coding sequence ATGGATGGCTTTTTCGATTCGCTTGATCCGTTCATCACGTCGCCGTGGGTCTACGGCGTGGTGTTCGCGCTCGCCGCTCTTGATGCTTTTCTTCCGATTGTTCCCAGCGAAGCCACCCTCATCACCGCTGGGGTGTTCGCCGCCAGCGGCAAGCCCAACGTCCTGCTGATCATCCTGGCCGGCGGCGCGGGCGCGATGCTCGGCGATCACATCTCGTATCTCATCGGCCGGGCCGGTGGCGAGAACGTCATCCGGCGGATACCCGAGGGCACCCGGCGGGCCAGGACGTTCGAGCGGGTCCAGCACCTGCTCTTCGCACACGGCGGGATCGCCCTGGTGATCGCCCGTTACATCCCGGGCGGGCGCACAGCGATCACGCTGACCACCGGCGCGATCCGGTATCCGCGGCGGCGGTTCACCGCCTTCGACGCGCTGGCCTGCTTCTCCTGGGCCGCGTACACCACGCTGCTCGGCTTTGTCGGTGGGTCGGCCTTCCAGGACCATCCGCTGCAGGGGCTGGCGCTGGGGTTCGGGATCGCACTGGTCCTCGCGGGGGTCGCCGAGCTGATCCAGTGGCTGCGGCACCGCCGGCGGACGCCGCGGACTCCGCCGCCCGAGCCCGAGAAGGTCGGCGTCGGGAGCGATCGCGAGTAA
- a CDS encoding acyl-CoA dehydrogenase family protein: MTTTQDRPSEADGAGMLPEEAGTVSYQESREVAEASRETDWTKPSFGKELFLGRLRLDLIDPWPQPDPIRTAKGEEFLKKLNAYVRNEVDGAAIERDNRIPDEVFHNLARLGAFGMKIDEKYGGLGLTNLDYGRSLMLVGSVSPAIGALLSAHQSIGVPQPLKLFGTAEQKRRYLPRLAGGEVSAFLLTEPDVGSDPARLGTIAEPVEGGYRLNGVKLWATNGTVATLLVVMARVPKSEGRRGGITAFVVEGDSPGITVERRNNFLGLRGLENSVTRFHDVFVPADQIIGGEGRGLKIALTTLNTGRLSLPAMCVGAGKWSLNVAREWSADRVQWGRPVGDHEAIASKLAFMAATTYGMETMLNLCCMLADDDRNDIRIEAALVKLYASEMAWKIADELVQIRGGRGYETADSLAARGERPAATEQILRDLRINRIFEGSTEIMHLLIAREAVDAHLSVAGDIIDPKADLGRKAKAGARATAFYAKWLPGLAVGKGQNPSAFNEYGPLAHHLRYVERAARKLARSTFYGMSRWQARMEDREVFLGRIVDIGAELFAMASVCVRATAESDDRPEGMELADLFCRQARVRAEALFTALWDNTDAVDVKAAKRILDGRYAWLEEGVMHPKGDQPWVANWKPGPSTAEDVRRRIPPMS, from the coding sequence GTGACGACGACGCAGGACAGGCCTTCCGAGGCGGATGGCGCCGGGATGCTCCCCGAGGAGGCCGGCACGGTGTCCTACCAGGAGTCCCGTGAGGTCGCCGAGGCGTCCCGGGAAACCGACTGGACCAAGCCCAGCTTCGGCAAGGAACTCTTCCTCGGCCGGCTGCGGCTCGACCTGATCGACCCGTGGCCGCAGCCCGACCCGATCCGCACGGCCAAGGGCGAGGAATTCCTCAAGAAGCTCAACGCGTACGTGCGCAACGAGGTCGACGGGGCCGCGATCGAACGCGACAACCGGATCCCCGACGAGGTCTTCCACAACCTCGCCCGGCTCGGCGCGTTCGGCATGAAGATCGACGAGAAATACGGCGGTCTCGGCCTGACCAACCTCGACTACGGCCGCAGCCTGATGCTGGTCGGCTCGGTCAGCCCGGCGATCGGCGCGCTGCTCTCGGCGCACCAGTCGATCGGCGTGCCGCAGCCGCTCAAGCTGTTCGGCACCGCCGAGCAGAAGCGCCGCTACCTGCCCCGGCTCGCCGGCGGCGAGGTGTCCGCGTTCCTGCTCACCGAGCCCGACGTCGGCTCCGACCCGGCCCGCCTCGGCACCATCGCCGAGCCGGTCGAGGGCGGCTACCGGCTCAACGGCGTCAAGCTCTGGGCCACCAACGGCACGGTCGCGACGCTGCTCGTGGTGATGGCCCGGGTGCCCAAGTCGGAGGGCCGGCGCGGCGGCATCACGGCGTTCGTGGTCGAGGGCGACTCGCCCGGCATCACGGTCGAGCGGCGCAACAACTTCCTCGGCCTGCGCGGCCTGGAAAACAGCGTCACCCGCTTCCACGACGTGTTCGTGCCCGCGGATCAGATCATCGGCGGTGAGGGTCGCGGCCTGAAGATCGCGCTGACCACCCTCAACACCGGCCGGCTGTCGCTGCCCGCGATGTGCGTCGGCGCCGGCAAGTGGTCGCTCAACGTGGCCCGCGAGTGGTCCGCCGACCGCGTGCAGTGGGGCCGTCCGGTCGGTGACCACGAGGCGATCGCGTCGAAGCTGGCCTTCATGGCGGCGACCACCTACGGCATGGAGACGATGCTCAACCTGTGCTGCATGCTGGCCGACGACGACCGCAACGACATCCGCATCGAGGCGGCGCTGGTCAAGCTCTACGCGAGCGAGATGGCCTGGAAGATCGCCGACGAGTTGGTCCAGATCCGCGGCGGCCGCGGCTACGAGACCGCCGACTCGCTGGCGGCCCGGGGCGAGCGCCCGGCCGCGACCGAGCAGATCCTGCGCGACCTGCGGATCAACCGGATCTTCGAGGGCTCGACGGAGATCATGCACCTGCTGATCGCCCGCGAGGCCGTCGACGCCCACCTCTCGGTGGCCGGCGACATCATCGACCCCAAGGCCGATCTGGGCCGCAAGGCGAAGGCCGGCGCCCGGGCGACGGCGTTCTACGCCAAGTGGCTGCCCGGCCTCGCGGTCGGCAAGGGCCAGAACCCGAGTGCGTTCAACGAATACGGCCCGCTGGCGCACCACCTGCGCTACGTCGAGCGGGCGGCCCGCAAGCTGGCCCGGTCGACCTTCTACGGCATGTCGCGCTGGCAGGCCCGGATGGAGGACCGCGAGGTCTTCCTGGGCCGGATCGTCGACATCGGCGCGGAGTTGTTCGCGATGGCGTCGGTCTGCGTGCGGGCCACCGCCGAGAGCGATGACCGCCCCGAGGGCATGGAGTTGGCCGACCTGTTCTGCCGCCAGGCCCGGGTTCGCGCCGAGGCGCTGTTCACGGCGCTGTGGGACAACACCGACGCGGTCGACGTGAAGGCCGCGAAGCGCATCCTCGACGGCCGCTACGCGTGGCTGGAGGAGGGCGTGATGCACCCGAAGGGCGACCAGCCCTGGGTGGCCAACTGGAAGCCGGGCCCGTCGACGGCCGAAGACGTCCGCCGCCGGATCCCACCGATGTCCTAG
- a CDS encoding DUF6328 family protein produces the protein MAHEQPKETPKQRWDRNFGDLLQELRVAQTGVQILFAFLLTLPFSNGFPKTSEFQRDVYVVSLLSAAAATAMIIAPVAFHQALFRQGRKPELVRFGHRMATGGLFFLFIAIVSSVLLITDFVLSRTIALTLSGITALFFIAFWAALPWSRRDWGEPDETESEMTRRREHPEDFEKPTDE, from the coding sequence ATGGCGCACGAGCAACCCAAGGAGACACCGAAGCAGCGGTGGGACCGCAACTTCGGCGATCTGCTACAGGAGTTGCGGGTCGCGCAGACGGGCGTCCAGATCCTCTTCGCGTTCCTGCTCACGCTGCCGTTCAGCAACGGCTTCCCGAAGACGAGCGAGTTCCAGCGCGACGTCTACGTGGTCTCGCTGCTGTCGGCGGCGGCCGCCACCGCGATGATCATCGCGCCGGTCGCCTTCCATCAGGCCCTGTTCCGCCAGGGGCGCAAGCCGGAACTCGTGCGCTTCGGTCACCGGATGGCCACCGGCGGGCTGTTCTTCCTGTTCATCGCGATCGTCAGTTCGGTACTGCTGATCACCGACTTCGTGCTGTCGCGCACGATCGCGCTGACCCTCAGCGGCATCACCGCCCTCTTCTTTATCGCTTTCTGGGCGGCGCTGCCCTGGTCAAGGCGAGACTGGGGTGAGCCGGACGAGACGGAATCGGAGATGACCCGGCGCCGAGAGCATCCGGAGGACTTCGAGAAGCCTACCGACGAGTAA
- a CDS encoding TetR/AcrR family transcriptional regulator — protein sequence MAETTARRSPSGAERKRDAERTRERILDAALVEFGEHGFAGARVGAIARRAGVNQQLISYYFDGKEGLYRALTERWRALSAGVNQPDAALADVITAFADVSQAQRHWVRLLVWQALEGDQAEGEQQFRQAMVDDLRQRQAAGEIAPDLDPAFLMLLLFGATLAPTLLAHFAADFTGLAADSPEFRERYADQLRKVVARLS from the coding sequence ATGGCTGAGACCACCGCCCGACGGTCCCCGTCCGGTGCCGAACGCAAGCGCGACGCCGAGCGCACCCGGGAACGGATCCTCGACGCGGCCCTGGTCGAGTTCGGCGAGCACGGGTTCGCCGGCGCCCGGGTCGGTGCGATCGCCCGCCGGGCCGGCGTCAACCAGCAGTTGATCTCCTACTACTTCGACGGGAAGGAAGGGCTCTATCGGGCCCTTACCGAGCGTTGGCGTGCCCTGAGCGCCGGCGTCAACCAGCCGGATGCCGCGCTCGCCGACGTGATCACCGCGTTCGCCGACGTGAGCCAGGCGCAGCGACACTGGGTCCGGCTGCTGGTCTGGCAGGCGCTCGAGGGCGACCAGGCCGAGGGGGAGCAGCAGTTCCGGCAGGCGATGGTCGATGACCTGCGCCAGCGCCAGGCGGCCGGCGAGATCGCGCCCGACCTGGACCCGGCGTTCCTGATGCTGCTGCTGTTCGGGGCGACCCTGGCGCCCACCCTGCTGGCCCACTTCGCCGCCGACTTCACCGGTCTGGCGGCCGACTCCCCGGAGTTCCGCGAGCGCTACGCCGACCAACTCAGAAAGGTCGTCGCCCGGCTGAGCTGA
- a CDS encoding FAD-dependent oxidoreductase yields the protein MTNFSVAVIGGGIGGLALAHGLRRAGVEVDVYERTLERTDWLQGYRIHINPAGARALHDCLPPANWQSFLDTVSTSDGGFGFLTDRGTDLIAFTDAEINDPSAAPPDRHYGVSRILLRETLLAGLDEVVHLGRTFIGYDLSGDRVTARFADGSTATADVLIGADGANSRVRGQLLPHARRLDTGVVAVAGRHPLTPSSALPAVLTDRTNLVVPRGRGSLFTSVWRRGAGDSTDYAIWGFSDAAERFPSDVDKLDGAALRQLVVDRLEGWSPDFGRLVEGSDVSTVNALRVKSAAPVDPWPSGRVTLLGDAIHNMTPMAGVGANTALRDADLLRRELAAAGSADVVAAISRYEREMLRYGFAAVRQSLRNAEQAAHSTTLGRAAFRTVLRLTAAVPPMRRSMARNLGN from the coding sequence ATGACGAACTTCTCCGTAGCGGTCATCGGCGGCGGCATCGGCGGCCTCGCCCTCGCACACGGCCTGCGCCGGGCCGGCGTCGAGGTCGACGTCTACGAGCGCACTCTCGAACGCACCGACTGGCTCCAGGGCTATCGCATCCACATCAACCCGGCCGGCGCCCGCGCCCTGCACGACTGCCTGCCACCGGCAAACTGGCAGTCGTTCCTGGACACGGTCTCGACCAGCGACGGCGGTTTCGGCTTCCTCACCGACCGCGGCACCGACCTGATCGCCTTCACCGACGCCGAGATCAACGACCCGAGCGCGGCACCACCCGACCGGCACTACGGCGTCAGCCGCATCCTGCTGCGCGAGACCCTGCTCGCGGGCCTCGACGAGGTCGTGCATCTGGGCAGAACCTTCATCGGGTACGACCTGTCCGGCGACCGCGTCACGGCCCGATTCGCCGACGGCAGCACGGCGACCGCCGACGTGCTGATCGGCGCGGACGGCGCCAATTCACGGGTTCGCGGTCAACTGCTCCCCCACGCGCGCCGGCTCGACACCGGCGTGGTCGCGGTGGCCGGGCGGCATCCGCTCACCCCTTCGTCGGCGCTTCCCGCTGTCCTGACCGACCGCACCAACCTGGTCGTGCCGCGCGGGCGGGGCTCGCTGTTCACCTCGGTCTGGCGGCGAGGTGCTGGGGACAGCACCGACTACGCGATCTGGGGCTTCTCCGACGCCGCCGAGCGCTTTCCGTCCGACGTGGACAAGCTGGACGGCGCGGCGTTGCGGCAGCTTGTGGTCGACCGTCTCGAAGGGTGGTCGCCGGACTTCGGGCGGCTGGTCGAGGGCAGCGACGTCTCGACCGTCAATGCGTTACGCGTCAAGAGTGCGGCTCCGGTCGACCCGTGGCCCAGCGGTCGGGTCACCCTGCTCGGCGACGCGATCCACAACATGACGCCGATGGCGGGGGTCGGCGCCAACACCGCGCTGCGCGACGCCGACCTGCTGCGCCGCGAGTTGGCCGCGGCCGGGTCCGCGGACGTGGTCGCGGCGATCTCCCGGTATGAGCGCGAGATGCTCCGCTACGGCTTCGCCGCGGTGCGGCAGTCGCTGCGCAACGCCGAGCAGGCCGCGCACTCAACCACGCTGGGTCGGGCGGCCTTCCGCACGGTCCTGCGCCTGACCGCCGCGGTTCCGCCGATGCGCCGCAGCATGGCGCGAAATCTCGGCAACTGA
- a CDS encoding aminoglycoside N(3)-acetyltransferase yields MTNHPADAAERMPHTRESLAADLAALGVRPGSTLLVHASLKPVGFVAGGPHAMVLALRDALGPDGTLVVPTHTPDNSDPAEWQNPPVPPGWWSVIRENMPGFDPAVTPSRWMGAIAEVVRTWPGAQRSDHPQVSFAALGRLAQEVVYGQPRAAMLGPDSPLGKIYGLDGDVLLLGVGHDSNTSLHLAEYRRPAPPAARLGAAVQTADGGREWVWWDDVDLDEGDFELLGADFDATGATRTGRVGGALSRLMSQRAAVDFAERWMTDNRD; encoded by the coding sequence ATGACCAACCACCCCGCCGACGCCGCCGAGCGGATGCCACACACGCGCGAGTCGCTCGCCGCCGACCTGGCCGCGCTCGGTGTGCGGCCCGGTTCGACGCTGCTGGTGCACGCCTCGCTCAAGCCGGTCGGTTTCGTGGCCGGCGGGCCGCACGCGATGGTGCTCGCGCTGCGCGACGCGCTCGGCCCCGACGGCACGCTGGTGGTGCCGACCCACACGCCCGACAACTCCGACCCGGCCGAGTGGCAGAACCCGCCCGTACCCCCTGGTTGGTGGTCGGTGATCCGGGAGAACATGCCCGGTTTCGACCCGGCGGTGACGCCGAGCCGCTGGATGGGCGCGATCGCCGAGGTGGTCCGCACCTGGCCGGGCGCGCAGCGCAGCGACCACCCGCAGGTCTCGTTCGCCGCGCTGGGCCGGCTGGCCCAGGAGGTCGTCTACGGCCAGCCGCGCGCCGCGATGCTCGGCCCGGACTCGCCGCTGGGCAAGATCTACGGCCTCGACGGCGACGTGCTGCTGCTCGGCGTCGGCCACGACTCCAACACGTCGCTGCACCTGGCCGAATACCGCCGGCCGGCGCCACCGGCAGCCCGGCTGGGCGCGGCGGTGCAGACCGCCGACGGCGGCCGCGAATGGGTCTGGTGGGACGACGTCGACCTCGACGAGGGCGACTTCGAGCTGCTCGGCGCCGACTTCGACGCGACCGGCGCGACCCGCACGGGCCGCGTCGGCGGCGCCCTGTCCCGCCTGATGTCACAACGCGCGGCGGTCGACTTCGCCGAACGCTGGATGACCGACAACCGCGACTAG
- a CDS encoding alpha/beta fold hydrolase: MRIETRGLTFEVTEGGPPGGPPVILLHGFPVNRHSWDDVTPYLNAAGLRTFAVDQRGYTAGARPSGVDAYRMAECVADAAAFVDELAGGRADLVGHDFGALVSWQLAAEHPERVRSLTAVSVPHPAAFGQALLSDPEQQRRSSYIDLFRMAGKAEHVLSRDGGAGLRKVLDGVGDRLEVYAAALLEPGALTATLNWYRALVLEDLVKVGPVARPTTFVWGDRDTAVAPATAAAASDQVTGDYRFVPLPGVDHWVTDAQPEVLAQAILARIADAA, translated from the coding sequence ATGCGGATCGAGACGCGGGGGCTGACGTTCGAAGTCACCGAGGGTGGTCCGCCGGGCGGCCCGCCGGTGATCCTCCTGCACGGGTTCCCGGTCAACCGGCACAGCTGGGACGACGTCACGCCCTACCTCAACGCCGCCGGGCTGCGCACGTTCGCGGTCGACCAGCGCGGCTACACCGCCGGGGCGCGGCCCTCCGGCGTCGACGCCTACCGGATGGCCGAGTGCGTCGCCGACGCGGCCGCGTTCGTCGACGAGCTGGCCGGCGGCCGCGCCGACCTGGTCGGGCACGACTTCGGTGCGCTGGTCTCCTGGCAGTTGGCCGCCGAGCACCCGGAGCGGGTCCGCTCGCTGACCGCAGTTTCCGTGCCGCACCCGGCCGCGTTCGGTCAGGCCCTGCTCAGCGACCCCGAACAGCAGCGCCGCTCGTCATACATCGACCTGTTCCGGATGGCCGGGAAGGCCGAGCACGTGCTCTCCCGCGACGGCGGCGCCGGCCTGCGCAAGGTGCTCGACGGGGTCGGTGACCGGCTCGAGGTGTACGCCGCGGCGTTGCTCGAGCCGGGCGCGCTGACGGCGACGCTCAACTGGTATCGCGCGCTGGTGCTCGAAGACCTGGTCAAGGTCGGTCCGGTCGCCCGGCCGACGACGTTTGTGTGGGGCGACCGGGACACCGCGGTGGCCCCGGCCACGGCGGCCGCGGCCAGCGACCAGGTGACCGGCGACTACCGCTTCGTGCCGCTGCCCGGCGTCGACCACTGGGTCACCGACGCGCAGCCGGAGGTGCTCGCCCAGGCGATCCTGGCCCGCATCGCGGACGCCGCATGA
- a CDS encoding ECF transporter S component, whose amino-acid sequence MTNTVNRWRTVDIVVGAVLGVAFGVVFWAWGLLYNGPADAIPLPARTLLYGIWLLPAVLGALVIRKPGAALFTETVAALVSVALGTVWGWMIVLQGPLEGLGAELVFALFAYRLYKLPVAILAGAAAGLVAAVYDVVYYYPDMSWGSFQLPYLAITTASSAVVAGIGGWLLTRALVNTGALDRFPAGRERAAV is encoded by the coding sequence ATGACCAACACCGTCAACCGATGGCGAACCGTCGACATCGTGGTCGGCGCCGTTCTGGGCGTCGCGTTCGGCGTCGTCTTCTGGGCCTGGGGACTGCTCTACAACGGACCGGCCGACGCGATCCCGCTGCCCGCGCGCACCCTGCTCTACGGCATCTGGCTGCTGCCCGCCGTGCTCGGCGCGCTGGTGATCCGCAAGCCCGGCGCCGCGCTGTTCACCGAGACGGTCGCCGCGCTGGTCTCGGTCGCCCTGGGCACCGTCTGGGGCTGGATGATCGTGCTACAGGGCCCGCTGGAAGGCCTCGGCGCCGAACTCGTGTTCGCGCTGTTCGCCTACCGGCTCTACAAGCTGCCGGTGGCGATCCTCGCCGGCGCGGCCGCCGGCCTGGTGGCCGCGGTCTACGACGTCGTCTACTACTACCCCGACATGAGCTGGGGCAGCTTCCAGCTCCCCTACCTGGCGATCACCACCGCCAGCTCGGCCGTCGTGGCCGGGATCGGGGGTTGGCTGCTGACCCGGGCCCTGGTCAACACCGGGGCGCTCGACCGGTTCCCGGCCGGCCGGGAACGCGCGGCGGTCTGA
- a CDS encoding ABC transporter ATP-binding protein, with amino-acid sequence MSAVELRGFGWRHAGRKAWAVRGVDLRVERGERVLLLGPSGAGKSTLLAALAGLLADDSGEREGTAEIDGLDTRKARERVGIVFQDPATQLVMSRVGDDVAFGLENRAVPAEEIWPRVRQALGAVGFGHPLDRPTHALSGGEQQRLALAGVLALRPDLLLLDEPTANLDPVGAELVRASLRGAVSRDTTVIMVEHRLEPIVPFVDRVVVLAPGGGVVASGPPAEVFGSHGAALAADGIWVPGRPLPPPRRAVSSPGDVLITADQVALAPRLAATDLAVRTGEALAVLGPNGAGKSTLALLLGGLLKPTSGRVVASSVLAGADAARPPHRWRATDLTARIGSVFQDPEHQFVASTVRDELAVGPRRLGRSLAVVDELLARLRLEHLARANPYTLSGGEARRLSVATALASAPRLLLLDEPTFGQDRRTWIELVALLADLRDEGHGVLAVTHDAAFVDALADQRLELTR; translated from the coding sequence TTGAGCGCCGTCGAACTGCGCGGCTTCGGCTGGCGACATGCCGGCCGCAAGGCGTGGGCGGTACGCGGGGTCGACCTGCGCGTCGAGCGTGGCGAGCGGGTGCTGCTGCTCGGTCCCTCCGGGGCGGGCAAGAGCACCCTGCTGGCCGCGCTGGCCGGCCTGCTCGCCGACGACTCCGGCGAGCGCGAGGGCACCGCCGAGATCGACGGCCTCGACACCCGCAAGGCCCGCGAGCGGGTCGGCATCGTCTTCCAGGACCCGGCGACCCAGCTCGTGATGTCGCGGGTCGGCGACGACGTGGCCTTCGGGCTGGAGAACCGGGCCGTGCCCGCCGAGGAGATCTGGCCGCGGGTGCGCCAGGCGCTCGGCGCGGTCGGCTTCGGCCACCCGCTGGACCGGCCCACCCACGCGCTCTCCGGCGGCGAGCAGCAGCGGCTGGCGCTGGCCGGCGTCCTTGCGCTGCGCCCCGACCTGCTGCTCCTCGACGAGCCGACCGCCAACCTCGATCCGGTCGGCGCCGAGCTGGTGCGGGCGTCGCTGCGCGGTGCGGTGTCCCGGGACACCACGGTGATCATGGTCGAGCACCGGCTGGAGCCGATCGTGCCGTTCGTCGACCGGGTCGTCGTGCTGGCGCCCGGTGGCGGGGTGGTCGCGTCCGGTCCGCCGGCCGAGGTGTTCGGCTCGCACGGCGCCGCCCTGGCCGCCGACGGGATCTGGGTGCCCGGCCGGCCGCTGCCGCCGCCCCGCCGGGCGGTCTCCTCCCCCGGCGACGTGCTGATCACGGCGGACCAGGTGGCGCTGGCGCCGCGGCTGGCAGCGACCGACCTGGCCGTACGCACCGGCGAGGCGCTCGCCGTGCTCGGGCCCAACGGCGCCGGCAAGTCGACCCTGGCCCTGCTGCTCGGCGGGCTCCTCAAACCCACGTCGGGCCGGGTGGTCGCGTCGTCGGTGCTCGCCGGCGCCGACGCGGCCCGGCCACCGCACCGCTGGCGGGCCACCGACCTGACCGCCCGGATCGGCTCGGTGTTCCAGGACCCGGAGCACCAGTTCGTCGCCTCGACCGTCCGCGACGAACTGGCCGTCGGCCCGCGCCGCCTGGGCAGATCGCTGGCGGTCGTCGACGAGTTGCTGGCCCGGCTGCGCCTCGAGCATCTCGCGCGGGCCAATCCGTACACCCTCAGTGGTGGTGAGGCGCGGCGGCTGAGCGTCGCGACGGCGCTGGCGTCCGCCCCGCGCCTGTTGCTGCTCGACGAGCCGACCTTCGGACAGGACCGGCGCACCTGGATCGAGCTGGTCGCGCTGCTGGCCGACCTGCGCGACGAGGGGCACGGGGTGCTCGCGGTGACGCACGACGCGGCGTTCGTCGACGCGCTCGCCGACCAGCGGCTGGAGCTGACCCGATGA
- a CDS encoding energy-coupling factor transporter transmembrane component T family protein yields MTLTAVMVRSSAPLARRNPVAKLVAATVFAVGILTTLDPLTPALAIAAELVLLPFFGVRYGTLLRRGWPLLLSVFGIVLTTILFGANRGGDTVFSIGPLDVTTGVLTVALGLALRLVALALPGIMVFTTTDPTDLADALVQNAKAPARFAIGTLAAFRLIPLLGQEWQALRMARRARGIDAGHNPVVFAALVFALLVGAIRRGTRLALAMDARGFDSSIPRTHARAQHFTRADTLFVAGSVLLTVAILTVSITTDTFRPVLG; encoded by the coding sequence ATGACGCTCACCGCGGTGATGGTGCGTTCCTCGGCACCGCTGGCCCGGCGCAACCCGGTCGCGAAACTGGTCGCCGCCACGGTGTTCGCCGTCGGCATCCTGACCACCCTCGACCCGCTGACACCGGCGCTGGCGATCGCGGCCGAGTTGGTGCTGCTGCCGTTCTTCGGCGTCCGCTACGGCACCCTGCTGCGCCGCGGCTGGCCGCTGCTGCTGTCGGTGTTCGGCATCGTGCTGACCACCATCCTGTTCGGCGCCAACCGCGGCGGCGACACGGTGTTCTCGATAGGCCCGCTCGACGTGACCACCGGCGTGCTGACCGTCGCGCTCGGGCTGGCGCTGCGGCTGGTCGCGCTCGCGCTGCCCGGCATCATGGTGTTCACCACGACCGACCCGACCGACCTCGCCGACGCGCTGGTGCAGAACGCCAAGGCGCCGGCCCGGTTCGCGATCGGCACGTTGGCCGCGTTCCGGCTGATCCCGCTGCTCGGGCAGGAATGGCAGGCGCTGCGGATGGCCAGGCGGGCGCGCGGCATCGACGCCGGCCACAACCCGGTCGTGTTCGCCGCCCTGGTCTTCGCGCTGCTGGTCGGCGCCATCCGGCGGGGCACCCGGTTGGCATTGGCGATGGACGCGCGGGGGTTCGACAGCAGCATTCCGCGTACGCACGCCCGCGCGCAACACTTCACCCGCGCCGACACGCTGTTCGTGGCCGGCTCGGTGCTGCTCACCGTCGCGATCCTCACCGTGAGCATCACCACGGATACGTTCCGGCCCGTTCTGGGCTAG